In Vanessa atalanta chromosome W, ilVanAtal1.2, whole genome shotgun sequence, a genomic segment contains:
- the LOC125075602 gene encoding uncharacterized protein LOC125075602, whose amino-acid sequence MSSDSGESVYSQPSARTRKMCQKTGRGLTVPEASDIFRVGVRIPPFWPEKPAIWFAQIEGQFAISRITEDTTKFYYVIAQLDTHMYASEVEDIITSPPETNKYEKLKSELIKRLSVSRENKVKQLLMHEELGDRKPSQFLRHLQHLAGPAVPEDFLKTIWTSRLPSSMQTIIASQPTLPIKALADLADRINDIAPSNPQVATTSRSESAFDAMARQIAELTRQVSELSAKVNQRHSSRQRNRRSSRHRSPSPAPRSHSSHRKYPICWYHHKFGDNATKCNRPCDFKSGNATGSR is encoded by the coding sequence ATGAGCAGTGATAGCGGAGAATCAGTTTACTCGCAACCAAGTGCGCGTACACGAAAAATGTGCCAAAAAACTGGGCGTGGCTTAACTGTTCCAGAGGCGTCCGACATTTTCCGCGTTGGTGTCCGCATCCCGCCATTTTGGCCTGAGAAACCGGCTATATGGTTTGCCCAGATAGAAGGTCAGTTTGCTATTTCTCGCATAACAGAAGAcacaacaaaattttattacgtcATCGCTCAACTTGATACCCATATGTATGCATCGGAAGTCGAGGATATTATTACATCACCTCCAGAGACTAACAAATACGAAAAATTGAAAAGTGAATTAATAAAGCGATTGTCGGTATCTCGAGAAAACAAAGTAAAGCAACTGTTAATGCACGAAGAGCTCGGAGACAGAAAACCTTCGCAGTTTCTCAGACACTTGCAACATCTAGCAGGTCCTGCGGTACCAGAAGATTTTTTGAAAACGATCTGGACTAGCCGATTGCCAAGTTCGATGCAGACGATCATAGCATCTCAACCCACTCTGCCTATAAAAGCGCTCGCAGATTTAGCAGACCGGATCAACGACATTGCACCATCCAATCCTCAGGTGGCAACAACATCCAGGTCAGAGTCTGCGTTCGATGCCATGGCAAGACAGATTGCTGAACTCACTAGACAAGTAAGCGAACTTTCTGCAAAAGTCAACCAGAGGCATAGTTCCAGACAACGAAATAGACGTTCGTCGCGACATCGAAGCCCGTCTCCAGCACCGAGATCACACTCAAGCCATCGGAAGTACCCTATCTGTTGGTACCATCACAAGTTTGGAGACAATGCCACGAAGTGCAACCGGCCATGCGATTTTAAATCGGGAAATGCCACAGGCAGTCGCTAA